A window of the Zeugodacus cucurbitae isolate PBARC_wt_2022May chromosome 4, idZeuCucr1.2, whole genome shotgun sequence genome harbors these coding sequences:
- the LOC105211890 gene encoding uncharacterized protein LOC105211890, giving the protein MLERRPLWGLIVLLNVCVVIWRMQEPAMLSVEYDGSGAGQNIDLEDYALPLHQQRQQQHQPQVEQHPVWRRGLAVRNAIAQQQLYAGKHLLADSAEANEIAAKVTRKADDSLHISGHSSSSRSSSSRFSTSHQQLIKGQTTSLRSVSSVKSTPSPLVTAATLKNTAEVQTTTTGNAREYSFPADDFEKLIDLHDFTYLISQEACGRDVQALILVHSAPANEEKRRLIRETWGNTEQLPPVNGVMPLRIIFLVGNVDSEALQLDIERENFENGDIVQGSFVDSYRNMTYKHVMAFKWFLYNCAQAQILIKVDDDVYVNTPQLLIYLERATVSGDLENVAAAAAADVQASAAISLQHTADNDRKAFENNTIVDTSSSGSGSSSSTSSSSSVRNAADANAAHSQTNATQFNAAQMIFQHPRDLLLCKTTINAMVKRSYRSKWRVTAREFPGRYYPPYCPGYAIIYSPDVVLALYNAAQVSTYFWIDDVHITGVLAQNLSIAITNADQYILYEPDCDNLLNDIMTSDDVEFLYAWHLINPQQVQQLWEMYLAKAQRHFAAAATSTFALLQAAAAKQQTSPHPTDYTKFKSYR; this is encoded by the coding sequence ATGTTGGAACGTCGTCCCTTATGGGGATTAATAGTATTGTTGAATGTCTGCGTTGTAATATGGCGAATGCAGGAACCGGCTATGCTGAGTGTCGAATACGACGGCAGTGGTGCGGGGCAAAACATCGATCTCGAAGATTACGCGTTGCCACTACACCAACAAcgccagcaacaacaccaaccgcAAGTCGAACAACACCCAGTCTGGCGAAGAGGTTTAGCGGTACGCAATGCCATTGCACAACAACAGCTATACGCCGGTAAACATCTACTAGCCGATAGCGCCGAAGCGAACGAAATCGCTGCCAAAGTAACGCGGAAAGCGGACGACAGTCTTCACATTAGTGGCCACAGTAGCAGTAGtagaagtagtagtagtaggttTAGTACTAGCCATCAACAACTAATTAAAGGGCAAACGACGAGTTTGCGCAGTGTCAGCTCAGTTAAGAGTACGCCCTCGCCGTTAGTCACAGCGGCAACACTAAAGAATACTGCAGAGGTACAAACCACAACGACAGGCAATGCGAGAGAGTATAGTTTTCCAGCGGATGACTTCGAAAAACTAATCGATCTGCATGACTTCACGTACCTTATAAGCCAGGAAGCCTGTGGTCGCGATGTGCAGGCACTAATATTAGTGCATTCGGCGCCGGCCAATGAGGAGAAGCGCCGTCTAATACGCGAGACGTGGGGCAATACCGAACAGTTGCCGCCAGTGAATGGCGTAATGCCGTTGCGGATCATCTTCTTGGTCGGCAACGTCGACAGTGAAGCGCTGCAGTTGGATATAGAGCGTGAGAATTTCGAAAACGGTGACATCGTGCAGGGTTCCTTTGTGGATAGCTACCGCAATATGACCTATAAGCATGTGATGGCTTTCAAATGGTTTCTGTATAACTGTGCGCAAGCGCAAATTCTCATCAAGGTCGATGACGATGTCTACGTGAACACACCACAATTGCTCATCTACCTGGAGCGCGCTACTGTGAGCGGTGATCTGGAAAatgttgctgccgctgctgctgctgatgttcAAGCCAGTGCTGCCATATCTCTACAACATACCGCCGATAATGATAGAAAAGCTTTCGAGAACAATACTATTGTAGACACTAGTAGTAGCGGTAGCGGTAGCAGTAGTAGTACGAGTAGCAGTAGCAGTGTACGAAATGCCGCCGATGCTAATGCTGCGCACTCACAAACCAATGCCACCCAGTTCAATGCTGCACAAATGATATTCCAGCATCCACGCGACCTGCTGCTCTGCAAAACCACCATCAACGCAATGGTCAAACGTAGCTACCGATCGAAATGGCGCGTTACGGCGCGCGAGTTCCCGGGCCGCTACTATCCGCCATACTGTCCCGGCTATGCCATCATCTATTCGCCCGATGTGGTGCTAGCTTTATACAACGCCGCGCAGGTGTCGACCTACTTTTGGATCGACGATGTCCACATAACGGGTGTTTTGGCGCAGAACCTCAGCATTGCCATTACGAACGCCGACCAATACATACTCTACGAACCGGATTGTGACAATTTGCTCAATGACATTATGACCAGCGACGATGTGGAGTTCCTGTACGCCTGGCATTTGATCAACCCCCAGCAAGTGCAACAGCTTTGGGAGATGTATCTGGCCAAGGCGCAAAGGCACTTCGCGGCTGCTGCCACATCAACATTCGCACTGCTGCAAGCCGCCGCCGCCAAGCAGCAGACATCACCCCACCCGACTGACTACACTAAATTTAAGAGCTACAGATAG
- the LOC105214890 gene encoding UDP-GalNAc:beta-1,3-N-acetylgalactosaminyltransferase 1, with product MPSPNAASLFAGILVGLVVGYVLWECVSAFIPHMLNRKYHITESMRMSVQPIEEEDDYRDERQLIDLYNFSYIMNQPSCTPNIQALVLVPSAPKNLYKRKLIRQTWANFVELPLHKNNIPFRVIFMLGIPDSEANQAELERENFEYDDMVQGSFVDDYRNMTYKHVMSMKWFLTYCSSSKILIKVDDDVFLNTPQLMIYLHNSMLHNQLPQTDNQAGDQDITNISKPLKLLFRQQRDLLFCNLKIDEPVHRSYRCKWHTSYKDYTNKTFPPHCPGFGVVYSADVVRRLYDAAQRAKFFWIDDVHITGFLAKQLNIKIVPAQDYTVYCLRKLHTCEQLLDEPVESNLHEHLFVILPTPDQMYNMWQLHLGRLREYIMSDVENRGSQVDSIETELW from the coding sequence ATGCCTTCACCCAATGCAGCTAGTCTATTTGCCGGAATACTAGTGGGGCTGGTAGTTGGCTATGTGCTCTGGGAATGTGTGAGCGCATTTATACCACACATGCTGAATAGAAAATATCACATTACCGAGAGCATGCGAATGTCAGTACAGCCGATAGAGGAGGAGGACGATTATCGCGATGAAAGACAATTAATCGATCTCTACAACTTCAGCTACATCATGAACCAGCCCAGTTGCACGCCCAATATCCAGGCGTTGGTGCTCGTGCCTTCGGCGCCGAAAAATCTATATAAACGCAAATTGATACGACAAACGTGGGCGAATTTCGTCGAATTGCCACTGCATAAGAATAACATACCATTCCGTGTGATCTTTATGCTGGGCATCCCCGACAGCGAGGCGAATCAGGCAGAGTTGGAGCGCGAGAATTTCGAATACGACGATATGGTGCAAGGTTCGTTCGTCGATGACTATAGGAATATGACATACAAGCATGTGATGTCCATGAAATGGTTTCTAACCTATTGTAGTAGCTCGAAAATTCTCATTAAAGTGGACGACGATGTCTTTCTCAACACACCGCAATTGATGATTTACCTACACAACTCGATGTTGCATAATCAGCTGCCGCAAACGGACAATCAGGCTGGCGATCAGGACATCACGAACATCAGTAAACCCCTGAAGCTGCTCTTTAGACAACAGAGAGATCTATTATTTTGCAATCTTAAGATTGATGAACCCGTCCATCGTAGCTATCGTTGTAAGTGGCATACCAGCTACAAGGACTATACCAACAAAACTTTTCCACCACATTGTCCGGGTTTTGGTGTCGTCTATTCAGCCGATGTTGTGCGGCGTTTGTACGATGCAGCACAGAGAGCAAAATTCTTTTGGATCGACGATGTACACATAACGGGTTTCTTAGCGAAACAGTTAAATATTAAGATTGTGCCAGCGCAGGATTATACGGTGTACTGTTTGCGGAAACTGCACACATGTGAACAACTTTTGGATGAACCTGTTGAATCCAATCTGCACGAACATCTCTTCGTAATTTTGCCGACGCCAGATCAAATGTACAATATGTGGCAATTGCATCTTGGAAGACTGCGGGAATACATTATGTCGGACGTGGAGAATAGAGGGTCACAAGTTGATTCAATTGAGACTGAATTATGGTAG